One Myxococcus xanthus genomic region harbors:
- a CDS encoding alpha-amylase family glycosyl hydrolase, with product MKRFRLPRRLTLPALLMAAACGESDSIPIRTCDVTLTYAPQQSVAGTVRVMGEWNNFAALSQPMTDRGDGVFTLRLDGLEPRAYGYRFVVGDKQEMDPENPYSRWVRAEEYSRVIVPDCRQPVLELNRFTVTPEGSLDVAVSYLDGTDKAGPAVDGMVLSLDGTPRPDAYDAASGRFILNVQGLEQGKHHVKVVAKDSQGREAESLYLPFWVEPERFRWDSGLMYFAFTDRFHNGRLENDAPVADVDPIANYLGGDFAGITQKLEEGYFDALGIRTLWISPVDQNPEGRFIGTGGKYYTGYHGYWPSKPRETQHRFGSLEELRTLTAAAHKRGIRVIADLVLNHVHEEHPYWANHARDGWFNTAASCVCGTQDCDWEAKRLTCKFTDYLPDFNWRSSDFVDQFAADTLWWLEQADFDGFRMDAVKHMEQVAGRTLRGKLKEITAMTGTEFYLVGETYVFTDGRPQIARYISPRELDGQFDFPLYWPVREAFADGKGLQRVDDAVRANEEAYVPGTLNSPFLGNHDVARFISQAAGQLHEGGSDPFGPNRPSTVVTDPAAFEKMKYGFAFVLTQPGVPLVYYGDEVGLPGAADPDNRRFMRFGSTLAPLERELLDFVRKLGQARRAHEALQTGARRTLRVENDLYVFQRDLPNGKGALVAINRSAVERSLVLELMGSLAASSGTYVDIFSGQTLQLTGTETVLVVPPRGVAVYVPHQE from the coding sequence ATGAAGCGTTTCCGCCTTCCTCGACGCCTGACGCTCCCTGCGCTGCTGATGGCAGCCGCATGTGGTGAGTCTGACTCCATCCCAATCCGGACCTGCGACGTGACGTTGACCTACGCACCGCAGCAGTCCGTGGCGGGCACTGTTCGGGTCATGGGGGAATGGAACAACTTCGCCGCCCTGTCTCAGCCCATGACCGACCGGGGTGACGGCGTGTTCACGCTCCGCCTGGATGGGCTGGAGCCGCGCGCCTACGGCTACCGCTTCGTGGTGGGCGACAAGCAGGAGATGGACCCGGAGAACCCGTACTCGCGCTGGGTTCGCGCGGAGGAGTATTCGCGCGTCATCGTCCCGGACTGCCGCCAGCCCGTGCTGGAGCTGAACCGCTTCACGGTGACGCCCGAGGGCTCGCTGGACGTGGCCGTCTCCTACCTCGATGGGACGGACAAGGCGGGTCCGGCGGTAGATGGCATGGTGCTGTCGCTGGACGGCACGCCCCGGCCGGACGCCTATGACGCCGCCTCCGGCCGTTTCATCCTGAACGTGCAGGGCCTGGAGCAGGGAAAGCACCACGTGAAGGTGGTGGCCAAGGACAGCCAGGGCCGCGAGGCGGAGTCGCTCTATCTGCCGTTCTGGGTAGAGCCGGAGCGCTTCCGCTGGGACTCGGGGCTGATGTACTTCGCCTTCACGGACCGCTTCCACAATGGTCGGCTGGAGAACGACGCGCCGGTGGCGGACGTGGACCCCATCGCCAACTATCTTGGCGGGGACTTCGCGGGCATCACCCAGAAGCTGGAGGAGGGGTACTTCGACGCGCTGGGCATCCGCACGCTGTGGATCTCCCCCGTGGATCAGAACCCCGAGGGGCGCTTCATCGGCACCGGCGGTAAGTACTACACCGGCTATCACGGCTACTGGCCGTCGAAGCCCCGCGAGACGCAGCACCGCTTCGGCTCGCTGGAGGAGCTGCGCACGCTCACTGCGGCCGCGCACAAGCGGGGCATCCGCGTCATCGCCGACCTGGTGCTCAACCATGTCCACGAGGAGCACCCGTATTGGGCGAACCATGCGCGAGACGGCTGGTTCAACACGGCCGCCAGTTGCGTGTGTGGAACGCAGGACTGCGACTGGGAAGCCAAGCGCCTCACCTGCAAGTTCACGGACTACCTGCCGGATTTCAACTGGCGCTCGTCGGACTTCGTGGACCAGTTCGCCGCGGACACGCTCTGGTGGCTGGAGCAGGCAGACTTCGACGGCTTCCGCATGGACGCGGTGAAGCACATGGAGCAGGTGGCCGGGCGCACCCTCCGCGGGAAGCTGAAGGAGATCACCGCGATGACGGGCACCGAGTTCTACCTGGTGGGCGAGACGTACGTTTTCACGGATGGGCGCCCTCAGATTGCCCGTTACATCAGCCCACGCGAGCTGGACGGTCAGTTCGACTTCCCCCTGTACTGGCCCGTGCGCGAGGCCTTCGCGGACGGCAAGGGCTTGCAGCGTGTGGACGACGCCGTGCGCGCCAACGAGGAGGCCTATGTGCCGGGAACGCTCAATTCGCCCTTCCTGGGCAACCACGACGTGGCGCGCTTCATCTCCCAGGCCGCGGGGCAACTGCACGAGGGAGGGAGTGATCCCTTCGGTCCCAACCGCCCGTCCACGGTGGTGACGGATCCGGCCGCCTTCGAGAAGATGAAGTACGGCTTCGCCTTCGTGCTGACGCAGCCGGGCGTGCCGCTGGTGTATTACGGCGACGAGGTCGGCCTGCCGGGCGCGGCGGATCCGGACAACCGCCGCTTCATGCGGTTCGGCAGCACGCTTGCGCCGCTGGAGCGGGAGTTGCTCGACTTCGTGCGGAAGCTGGGGCAGGCGCGCCGGGCGCACGAGGCGCTGCAGACGGGCGCGCGGCGGACCCTGCGCGTGGAGAACGACCTCTACGTGTTCCAGCGCGATCTGCCGAACGGGAAGGGTGCTCTGGTGGCCATCAACCGGAGCGCCGTGGAGCGCTCACTGGTGTTGGAGTTGATGGGAAGCCTGGCCGCGAGCAGCGGCACCTACGTGGACATCTTCTCCGGGCAGACGCTGCAGCTCACCGGCACGGAGACGGTGCTCGTCGTCCCGCCGCGCGGCGTCGCTGTCTACGTGCCCCACCAGGAGTAA
- a CDS encoding Fur family transcriptional regulator — translation MSNSHSHHHDDHDKDEVLARYMAQHGLNSTRQRSLIIDTFFAVGGHLSVEELWNKVREQDTKVSVATVYRTMKLLSECGLAHARNFGDGQTRYEAAAGRDHHDHLVCTRCGTIIEFENERIEALQDAVARKHGFKVTSHKMELYGLCRDCQRAGSAASEA, via the coding sequence ATGAGCAACAGTCACAGCCATCACCACGACGACCACGACAAGGACGAGGTGCTTGCCCGCTACATGGCCCAGCACGGCCTGAATAGCACGCGGCAGCGCAGCCTCATCATCGACACGTTCTTCGCGGTGGGAGGCCACCTGTCGGTGGAGGAGCTGTGGAACAAGGTGCGTGAACAGGACACCAAGGTGTCCGTCGCCACCGTTTACCGGACCATGAAGCTGCTCAGCGAGTGTGGCCTGGCCCACGCGCGCAACTTCGGGGACGGGCAGACGCGCTACGAGGCGGCCGCGGGGCGCGACCACCATGACCACCTGGTCTGTACGCGCTGCGGCACCATCATCGAGTTCGAGAACGAGCGCATCGAGGCGCTTCAGGACGCCGTGGCCCGCAAGCACGGCTTCAAGGTGACGTCGCACAAGATGGAGCTGTACGGCCTGTGTCGTGACTGTCAGCGGGCCGGGTCGGCCGCCTCGGAGGCCTGA
- a CDS encoding FtsB family cell division protein, producing MTARRKFLLVAVGVAAALSLVSVVDAKGFRRYLSLRQDVESVQARNRSLSAQNEALRNEIAALRKDPAALERAVREELGFVKPGELVFHLESP from the coding sequence ATGACGGCGAGGCGAAAGTTCCTGTTGGTAGCGGTAGGGGTGGCTGCGGCCCTGAGCCTCGTGTCCGTCGTGGACGCGAAGGGCTTCCGCCGCTACCTCTCGCTCCGGCAGGACGTGGAGTCGGTGCAGGCCCGCAACCGCTCCCTGTCCGCCCAGAATGAGGCCCTGCGCAATGAGATTGCCGCACTGCGCAAGGATCCGGCCGCGCTGGAGCGCGCCGTGCGTGAGGAGCTCGGCTTCGTGAAGCCGGGCGAGCTCGTCTTCCACCTGGAGTCCCCATGA
- a CDS encoding serine/threonine-protein kinase: MASAPRERFGRYELQERVGQGGMAETWRARLLGAAGVTKSVLIKKVLPEYANDEAFVSMFISEARISATLSHGAIAQVFDFGKVDGQYFLAMELVEGQPLNRILKRALRSGYHSLPVPIAVFIAMEMCRGLHYAHTRSDEKGEPLGIVHRDISPDNVLIGYEGQVKIVDFGIAKARSLRSFNTEPGVVKGKYLFFSPEQARGEAVDARTDVWATGVVLFQMLCGRLPLEGQVHTVLRRLNSGQPLPSPRQVRSDIPVALDSIIQRALALQKDSRFESAHALGDALAGFLYSSTPRFSPMSVAYLLRELYRPDLEALGMNAPVPASFAEEMSIWREAPPLPAPTQHGVPALDVEPDYRTEESGPVEVDDAEKEAPAPRATRVGLFAEGSRSSQWVAGVGLVMAAVLAVVAVTRVGADVLAAAKEEVRAPGPPVAQRIIPPALPPGPPVAAPSKPPAAEEAPSRASEAMVENADDDEVSGNADTPDDAAEVAAERSAVARPVSGVRSGKVVPAAGKVARGQTRQAQAALLGAAGNALAVSPVTVGPAHRVLTAGRALQREGKYTDARNSARECARLEPGNAECYLLLGAVEVKLGRIEEGARNYHRFLELAPSDHPLASTVLRILQEYEAR; encoded by the coding sequence ATGGCAAGCGCGCCGCGAGAACGATTCGGCCGGTATGAACTTCAAGAGCGGGTAGGCCAGGGCGGCATGGCGGAGACGTGGCGCGCCCGGCTCCTGGGTGCGGCGGGCGTCACCAAGTCCGTGCTCATCAAGAAGGTGCTCCCGGAGTACGCCAACGACGAAGCCTTCGTGTCCATGTTCATCAGCGAGGCGCGCATCTCCGCCACGCTGTCGCACGGGGCCATTGCCCAGGTCTTCGACTTCGGGAAGGTGGACGGGCAGTACTTCCTGGCCATGGAGCTGGTGGAAGGCCAGCCGCTGAACCGCATCCTGAAGCGGGCGCTGCGTTCCGGCTACCACTCCCTGCCGGTGCCCATCGCGGTCTTCATCGCCATGGAGATGTGTCGCGGCCTGCACTACGCCCATACTCGCAGTGACGAGAAGGGCGAGCCGCTGGGCATCGTCCATCGCGACATCTCCCCCGACAATGTCCTCATCGGCTACGAGGGACAGGTCAAAATCGTCGATTTCGGCATCGCGAAGGCGCGCTCCCTGCGCAGCTTCAACACCGAGCCCGGCGTGGTGAAGGGGAAGTACCTGTTCTTCTCGCCGGAGCAGGCGCGGGGGGAAGCGGTGGATGCCCGCACGGATGTCTGGGCCACTGGCGTGGTGCTGTTCCAGATGCTCTGCGGCCGGTTGCCGCTGGAGGGCCAGGTCCACACGGTGTTGCGGCGATTGAACAGCGGCCAGCCGCTGCCCTCGCCGCGACAGGTACGGTCCGACATCCCGGTGGCGCTGGACTCCATCATCCAGCGGGCGCTCGCGCTCCAGAAGGATTCCCGTTTCGAGTCCGCCCATGCGCTCGGGGATGCCCTGGCCGGGTTCCTCTACTCGTCCACCCCGCGTTTTTCGCCCATGTCCGTGGCGTACCTGCTGCGGGAGCTGTACCGCCCGGACCTGGAGGCGCTCGGGATGAATGCCCCGGTGCCGGCCTCCTTCGCGGAGGAGATGTCCATCTGGCGCGAGGCGCCCCCGCTGCCAGCGCCCACGCAACACGGTGTGCCAGCGCTGGACGTGGAGCCGGACTACCGCACCGAGGAGAGCGGGCCCGTCGAGGTGGACGACGCGGAGAAGGAGGCTCCCGCGCCGCGTGCGACGCGGGTGGGCCTGTTCGCCGAAGGCAGCCGCAGCTCCCAGTGGGTGGCCGGTGTCGGCCTGGTGATGGCCGCGGTGCTCGCCGTGGTGGCGGTGACGCGGGTGGGCGCCGACGTGCTGGCCGCCGCCAAGGAAGAGGTGCGCGCGCCCGGGCCACCCGTGGCGCAGCGGATCATTCCGCCCGCATTGCCTCCCGGCCCACCCGTGGCCGCGCCCTCGAAGCCCCCGGCCGCGGAGGAGGCGCCTTCGCGGGCCTCGGAGGCCATGGTCGAGAACGCGGATGACGACGAGGTGTCGGGAAACGCCGACACGCCGGATGACGCAGCCGAGGTCGCGGCCGAGCGTTCCGCCGTGGCGCGTCCGGTCTCCGGAGTGCGGAGCGGCAAGGTCGTTCCGGCGGCTGGCAAGGTCGCTCGAGGACAGACGCGGCAGGCCCAGGCGGCGCTGCTGGGCGCGGCGGGCAACGCCCTGGCGGTGTCGCCGGTGACGGTGGGGCCCGCGCACAGGGTGCTCACCGCCGGGCGCGCCCTCCAGCGTGAGGGCAAGTACACCGACGCGCGGAACTCCGCCCGCGAGTGCGCCCGGCTCGAGCCCGGCAACGCCGAGTGCTACCTGCTGCTGGGGGCCGTGGAGGTGAAGCTGGGGCGAATCGAGGAGGGGGCTCGCAACTACCACCGCTTCCTGGAGCTGGCCCCGTCGGACCATCCGCTCGCGAGCACCGTCCTGCGTATTTTGCAGGAATACGAAGCCCGGTAG
- a CDS encoding TlpA family protein disulfide reductase: MSRVLLRGAVVALVALAGCRGTRPVDAGYAFLNALALPSVGPTPHDVRALDGKVVLVSFFATWCFPCLAEMPTLEALQKDYGPRGFQVVAVGMDLEGEKVLAPFADHYALRYPVLVANQAMIEGHSAFGAIQGLPTTVLLDRRGRAVAGWHGVESHADMAKAVEKLLAQPE; encoded by the coding sequence ATGTCCCGCGTGCTGCTACGGGGTGCCGTCGTGGCGCTGGTGGCGCTGGCCGGCTGCCGGGGCACCCGGCCGGTGGACGCGGGGTACGCCTTCCTCAACGCGCTGGCGCTGCCGTCGGTAGGGCCCACGCCGCACGACGTGCGCGCGCTGGACGGGAAGGTGGTGCTCGTCTCGTTCTTCGCGACGTGGTGCTTCCCGTGCCTGGCGGAGATGCCCACGCTGGAGGCGCTCCAGAAGGACTATGGCCCCCGGGGCTTCCAGGTGGTGGCGGTGGGCATGGACCTGGAGGGGGAGAAGGTCCTGGCCCCCTTCGCGGACCACTATGCGCTGCGTTACCCGGTGCTGGTCGCGAACCAGGCGATGATTGAGGGCCACAGCGCCTTCGGGGCCATCCAGGGCCTGCCCACCACCGTGCTGTTGGACCGCCGGGGCCGGGCCGTGGCCGGCTGGCATGGCGTGGAATCCCACGCCGATATGGCGAAGGCCGTGGAGAAGCTCCTGGCCCAGCCCGAGTAG
- a CDS encoding FmdB family zinc ribbon protein encodes MPIYEYSCQSCGKMIDVLQKISDPAPATCGACGAEGSMTKVVSRSSFVLKGGGWYSDLYSSTKKDGGSSSSSSSSSSSSSASSPASSAPSTPAPAPAPAASGDKK; translated from the coding sequence ATGCCCATCTACGAGTACTCCTGCCAGAGCTGTGGAAAGATGATCGACGTGCTGCAGAAGATCTCCGACCCCGCCCCTGCCACGTGCGGCGCGTGCGGCGCCGAGGGGTCGATGACCAAGGTCGTCAGCCGCTCGAGCTTCGTCCTCAAGGGCGGGGGTTGGTACTCCGACCTGTACAGCTCCACCAAGAAGGACGGCGGCAGCTCTTCCTCGAGCAGCAGCTCCTCCTCGTCGTCGAGCGCGTCCTCGCCGGCCAGCAGCGCTCCCAGCACACCCGCTCCGGCCCCCGCGCCGGCGGCCTCGGGCGACAAGAAGTAG
- a CDS encoding DUF4382 domain-containing protein: MALLPIALLPLMACGGNEGKVTLLLTDAPGDDIRTAVVTISEIYLQGGDGKGGRVVLRDTPATVSLLELANSTSELVSDAVVPNGDYSELRFVITGGYIEVANEDGTSTVFASSADYSGLPAGTQVGGQLHMPSYGTSGLKVKFSEKLTIEGEQKVLLVDFDVGQSFGKEAGNAGKWVMNPVIKSAEVTASGSIRVTADTAATVTLPVVDGHQVTLGDFNAVMTNEAGSSERLALTDEDGDGTYEAVFKFLIPGTFTVHLEPPAFVSASTTPDQPVTVEVGSGRDVANHFTITGATQQ; encoded by the coding sequence TTGGCCCTGCTACCCATCGCCCTGCTCCCGCTGATGGCGTGTGGCGGCAACGAGGGCAAGGTCACGCTGCTTCTGACCGACGCGCCGGGAGACGACATCCGCACCGCTGTCGTCACCATCTCCGAAATCTATCTGCAAGGCGGCGACGGCAAAGGTGGCCGCGTGGTGCTGCGTGATACCCCCGCCACCGTGAGCTTGCTGGAGCTCGCCAACTCCACGTCTGAACTGGTGTCTGACGCGGTGGTCCCCAATGGCGACTACTCCGAGCTTCGCTTCGTCATCACCGGTGGCTACATCGAGGTGGCGAATGAGGACGGCACCTCGACCGTGTTCGCGTCGTCAGCCGACTACTCCGGCCTGCCCGCGGGCACGCAGGTGGGCGGCCAACTTCACATGCCCAGCTACGGCACGTCCGGGCTGAAGGTGAAGTTCTCCGAGAAGCTGACCATCGAAGGCGAGCAGAAGGTGCTGCTCGTGGACTTCGACGTCGGCCAGAGCTTTGGCAAGGAAGCGGGCAACGCGGGCAAGTGGGTGATGAATCCGGTCATCAAGTCCGCCGAGGTGACGGCCTCCGGCAGCATCCGCGTGACGGCGGACACGGCCGCGACGGTGACACTGCCCGTGGTCGACGGCCACCAGGTGACGCTGGGCGACTTCAACGCGGTGATGACGAACGAGGCGGGCAGCAGTGAGCGGCTGGCGCTGACCGACGAGGACGGCGACGGCACCTACGAGGCGGTCTTCAAGTTCCTCATTCCGGGCACCTTCACGGTGCACCTCGAGCCGCCCGCCTTCGTCAGCGCCTCCACCACGCCCGACCAGCCGGTGACGGTGGAAGTGGGTTCGGGCCGCGACGTGGCGAATCACTTCACGATTACGGGTGCGACCCAGCAGTAG
- a CDS encoding sigma 54-interacting transcriptional regulator, whose translation MASLGDEDGDDELVRTDALPAIRVQRVRTRLVVLSGPDAGRDWPLMPGRYRVGSGRDADILLSDRAVSRQHLILDVNESGVRAVDPGSRNGSYCEGMRFQELEVRTGAVLKLGTSELKLMPESERPRARPLSARSAFGSLVGNSRRMRELFTLLERLSAGESDVLIQGETGTGKELCAEAIHTHSPRARGPFVIADLAGIAPSLLESELFGHVKGAFTGAHSDRAGAFERAHGGTLFLDEVGELPLEVQPRLLRALERRQVKRVGSNDYRTFDVRVVAATHQDLEGSVQAGRFRGDLFHRLAVLRVSLPPLRERLEDVPLLVDTVLQRMGRPPSALSDQTRALLAQYPWPGNVRELRNVVDRVVNLGDEALPDIPDLPSPPEDPTTLPPPSDDPESTRPISLDLPFKEAKDRIIEGFERDYLRALIDRCEGNVSRAAREAGIDRVYLRKLLRKHGLDTSPA comes from the coding sequence GTGGCGAGTCTGGGAGATGAGGATGGGGACGACGAGCTGGTCCGCACCGATGCGTTGCCGGCCATTCGCGTCCAACGGGTACGTACCCGGCTGGTGGTGTTGTCGGGTCCGGACGCTGGCCGCGACTGGCCGTTGATGCCGGGACGCTATCGCGTGGGTTCGGGCCGGGATGCGGACATCCTCCTGTCGGACCGGGCGGTGTCGCGCCAGCACCTCATCCTCGATGTGAACGAGAGCGGCGTGCGCGCGGTGGACCCGGGCTCGCGCAATGGCTCCTATTGCGAAGGCATGCGCTTCCAGGAGCTGGAGGTGCGCACGGGCGCGGTCCTCAAGCTGGGCACCTCCGAGCTGAAGCTGATGCCAGAAAGCGAGCGGCCCCGGGCGCGTCCCTTGTCCGCGCGCAGCGCCTTCGGCTCACTGGTGGGAAACAGCCGCCGCATGCGGGAGCTCTTCACGCTGCTGGAGCGGCTGTCCGCGGGCGAGTCGGACGTGCTCATCCAGGGTGAGACGGGCACGGGCAAGGAGCTGTGCGCGGAGGCCATCCACACGCACAGCCCTCGGGCCCGGGGGCCTTTCGTCATCGCCGACCTGGCGGGCATCGCCCCCTCGCTGCTGGAGAGCGAGCTCTTTGGACACGTGAAAGGCGCCTTCACGGGCGCGCACTCCGACCGCGCGGGCGCCTTCGAGCGCGCCCACGGCGGCACGCTCTTCCTGGACGAAGTCGGCGAACTGCCGCTGGAAGTCCAACCCCGCCTGCTGCGCGCGCTGGAGCGCCGACAGGTGAAGCGCGTGGGCTCCAACGACTACCGCACCTTCGACGTGCGCGTCGTCGCGGCCACGCACCAGGACCTGGAGGGCTCGGTGCAGGCCGGGCGCTTCCGTGGTGACCTCTTCCACCGGCTCGCGGTGCTCCGCGTCAGCCTTCCGCCGCTGCGGGAGCGACTGGAAGACGTGCCGCTGCTCGTCGATACGGTGCTGCAGCGGATGGGGCGTCCTCCCAGCGCACTGTCGGACCAGACGCGCGCCCTGCTCGCGCAGTACCCGTGGCCGGGCAACGTGCGCGAGCTGCGCAACGTGGTGGACCGGGTGGTGAACCTGGGCGACGAGGCGCTGCCGGACATCCCGGACCTGCCTTCCCCCCCCGAGGACCCCACCACCCTGCCGCCGCCTTCGGACGACCCGGAGAGCACGCGCCCCATCTCCCTGGACCTCCCCTTCAAGGAAGCCAAGGACCGCATCATCGAAGGCTTCGAGCGCGACTACCTGCGCGCCCTCATCGACCGCTGCGAGGGCAACGTGTCCCGCGCGGCCCGCGAGGCGGGCATCGACCGCGTGTACCTGCGCAAGCTGCTGCGCAAGCACGGCCTGGACACGTCACCGGCGTAA
- a CDS encoding PHP-associated domain-containing protein, giving the protein MLIDMHAHSHLSKGCELDPRAVLERAALFGLDGVAFTETNTQDGCDELFEIGAKSKLKVFVGLELVTDRGQYLCFFPKPELAPEPVQMWGSNREKPWSAAECLPKVKALGAAIVAARPYDRDSQNPAMDFIRSLGVLSAVEGYNARVKQTSNDLAVEAAAALKLPCVGGSDARGSLDEVGRGATLFKRPVQTQAELVAELQKGDFWPVMAGDLPRLTRPGEAQAARKSGGGGRGGGGKRRRR; this is encoded by the coding sequence ATGCTCATCGACATGCACGCCCATTCCCACCTGTCCAAGGGTTGCGAGCTGGACCCTCGCGCCGTGTTGGAGCGGGCCGCCTTGTTTGGCCTGGACGGTGTGGCCTTCACCGAGACGAACACCCAGGACGGCTGTGACGAGCTCTTCGAGATTGGCGCGAAGTCGAAGCTCAAGGTCTTCGTCGGGCTGGAGCTGGTGACGGATCGTGGACAGTACCTGTGCTTCTTCCCGAAGCCGGAGCTGGCCCCGGAGCCGGTGCAGATGTGGGGCAGCAACCGCGAGAAGCCGTGGAGCGCCGCCGAGTGTCTTCCCAAGGTGAAGGCCCTGGGCGCCGCCATCGTCGCCGCGCGGCCCTATGACCGGGACTCGCAGAATCCGGCCATGGACTTCATCCGCTCCCTCGGCGTGCTGAGCGCCGTGGAGGGCTACAACGCCCGGGTGAAGCAGACGTCCAATGACCTGGCCGTGGAGGCCGCCGCGGCGCTGAAGCTTCCCTGTGTGGGGGGCAGTGACGCCCGGGGTTCGCTTGACGAGGTCGGCCGGGGCGCCACGCTCTTCAAGCGGCCGGTGCAGACGCAAGCCGAACTGGTGGCCGAGCTGCAGAAGGGTGATTTCTGGCCGGTGATGGCCGGCGACCTTCCCCGGCTTACGCGCCCGGGAGAGGCCCAGGCCGCGCGCAAGTCCGGTGGTGGCGGCCGGGGTGGTGGTGGCAAGCGCCGCCGTCGTTAG